In a single window of the Bacillus marinisedimentorum genome:
- the ytzI gene encoding YtzI protein: MMKILIISIIVVIVILLLSVLAISKGYQYKHTVDEMPAEYPGEKENDEESSRK; encoded by the coding sequence ATGATGAAAATTTTGATTATATCCATTATTGTCGTAATCGTTATTCTTCTCCTTAGTGTACTTGCCATTTCCAAAGGGTATCAGTACAAACATACAGTGGATGAAATGCCGGCCGAGTATCCCGGCGAAAAAGAAAACGATGAAGAATCGAGCAGAAAATAG